A region from the Simiduia sp. 21SJ11W-1 genome encodes:
- a CDS encoding AraC family transcriptional regulator, with product MHISAPFPLTYARIAYRFLNPNAEQAARLFANTGLNEKQLLTLEHALPLAQQWQWYENLLEVSGDANLGWRLGRHLQLSAHGALGVAFYSAPRLGEAMECLARFIHLREPFFHPRLERTNTGITVSFTTQVPLGRLARFFTQAVAGAVCSAISSCIGKEFDGQLHLPLNDPPGARTWMNLPEVSFNAPALAWEIPTSLLALPSLLADAPQFQRALAECEAALATTAGTHSRTSHPRPYRARVAELMRNNPGQLWTLEDLAEQLHISARTLIRNLAKEGTHFTALKEQLVLERACQYLANPHLSMDAIASLLGFHDAASFRRSFKRMTGFTPSAYRRAQT from the coding sequence ATGCACATTTCCGCCCCCTTTCCACTTACCTATGCGCGCATTGCCTACCGGTTTTTAAACCCCAACGCAGAGCAAGCCGCCCGCCTGTTTGCCAACACCGGCCTCAACGAGAAGCAACTGTTGACCCTGGAGCATGCACTACCGCTGGCACAGCAATGGCAATGGTACGAGAACCTGCTAGAAGTCAGTGGCGATGCAAACCTTGGCTGGCGGCTCGGCCGCCATTTGCAGCTTTCGGCACACGGCGCACTGGGCGTGGCGTTTTATTCAGCGCCCCGTTTGGGCGAGGCCATGGAGTGCCTGGCGCGCTTTATTCACCTGCGCGAACCTTTCTTTCACCCGCGCCTTGAGCGCACCAATACCGGCATTACCGTAAGTTTCACCACGCAAGTGCCGCTGGGTAGGCTTGCGCGATTTTTTACCCAAGCGGTGGCCGGCGCTGTGTGTTCTGCCATTAGCAGCTGCATTGGCAAAGAGTTTGATGGCCAACTGCACCTGCCATTGAATGACCCACCCGGCGCGCGCACCTGGATGAACTTGCCAGAGGTAAGCTTTAACGCACCGGCGCTTGCCTGGGAGATTCCAACGTCACTGCTTGCCTTGCCATCGCTCCTTGCCGACGCGCCCCAATTCCAGCGAGCACTGGCCGAGTGTGAAGCGGCGCTTGCCACTACCGCAGGCACCCACTCGCGCACCAGCCACCCACGCCCCTATCGCGCGCGGGTGGCTGAACTTATGCGCAACAACCCGGGCCAACTCTGGACGCTTGAAGATTTGGCCGAACAGCTGCACATCAGCGCGCGCACGCTGATTCGCAATCTGGCAAAAGAAGGCACCCACTTCACCGCACTAAAAGAGCAGCTGGTGCTGGAGCGCGCCTGCCAGTACCTGGCCAACCCACATTTAAGCATGGATGCCATCGCAAGCCTTTTGGGGTTCCACGATGCCGCGAGTTTTCGCCGCAGCTTCAAGCGCATGACCGGGTTTACCCCGTCGGCCTATCGCCGCGCGCAAACCTAG
- a CDS encoding acyloxyacyl hydrolase: MLKPVSRLLGCTAAFLATTLAQAQTTQGAELWVYAGGGKQLHTDNQHNQLVGVDVNMLHHQYSDIQTWSLGAGITHLKTDQGEINELVAVSVYPQLTLKLPTAQGIKPFFFVRALGPTYLSARGLGERRQAYSWAFQSQVGVGAYLGNTQQWTANVSFRHYSNADTGKPNEGIDGLLIFTLGHRF; this comes from the coding sequence ATGTTAAAGCCCGTTTCCCGCCTGCTTGGCTGCACGGCTGCATTCCTTGCCACCACACTTGCACAGGCACAAACCACGCAAGGTGCCGAGCTTTGGGTGTACGCCGGTGGCGGTAAACAGTTGCACACAGATAACCAGCACAACCAGCTTGTGGGTGTGGATGTGAATATGCTGCACCATCAATACAGCGACATTCAAACCTGGAGTTTGGGCGCGGGCATTACCCACCTGAAAACAGATCAAGGCGAGATAAACGAACTGGTGGCGGTTTCCGTTTACCCGCAACTCACCCTTAAATTGCCCACAGCACAGGGCATTAAGCCGTTTTTCTTTGTGCGGGCACTGGGGCCTACGTATTTATCTGCGCGCGGCTTGGGCGAGCGCCGGCAGGCGTATTCCTGGGCGTTTCAATCGCAGGTGGGTGTGGGCGCATATTTGGGTAATACGCAACAATGGACGGCCAATGTGTCTTTCAGGCACTACTCCAATGCCGATACGGGCAAACCCAACGAGGGTATAGACGGCCTGTTAATTTTCACGCTGGGGCATCGTTTCTAG